The Ammoniphilus sp. CFH 90114 genome contains the following window.
CTTATCAAACTGAAGGAAAGCCAGTTTGGACGGATCGCTATCGGTTAACCCCAGCTCCAGCGTAGCCGTGGAAGCATCGTCCGCCATCTCTTGAACTTGTATCATCAATCCAAGCTGTGGAAGCACTCTCCCAAAGACGGGGGCCTCAGGAATTGAATAATCATAGCCATCATAGAAGAGGGAAACGGGAGCCTGAGAGGAAAAATGAATAGTGCCCGCTGGACCACTCAAAAACCTCTCTGAAGTGAAATTCAAGCCAAAGGCAGCATCGCTGATTTGATAGATCGAATGGGCAGGATTGTTCTTGTCTCCGCTAATATATTTCACCTGACGGTGGGCATCAACAACTCCAAGCATACCATATCCCGCATTCTCTTTCGCATGATCATTCGACTCATAGCTTCCATTATACGCCCAAATCACCACTCCCGGATCATAGGTAAAATAGGAATCCGCCGATACATAGGAAGATAAACCTTGATCCACTCCATTATGTGAGCGCAATTCAACTAAGTAATAGTTCTCTAACTGTTCATCTGACCCATCATGAAGGAGGAAGCCATTGATATCAAAAGAACTTGGACCTTCTGCATCATCTGAGAGAATAACTTCCCCGTCAGCCGTTAAGTTGATATTATCCAATAGATATCCACCTTCACGGCCAGAGGAATCTGTCATGTAACGGAATTGAAGTTTAATTTGCCTTCCGATATAGGCCGATAGATCGATGGTATCCTTTACCCAGCCATCCGTATGATCACTGTAGATAGCCAACGGCTCCCAACTATGTTCCACATCATCCATCACACCTAAGATAAAGAAATCATAGCCTTCTTCAACACTTCGAAAACTATCAAACTCAAGATAGACATCTGAAGTGACACTAGACAAATCTATCCAAGGCGAGATCATCCAGTTATTCAAGTAGTCTCTATTATCAGAGTAATAGGAATACGTGCCGTCTTTAGGTTGAGCCAAGGCTGGTATCAACGTCGGAGGGAGATCCAACTTGATCACCTTATCTCTAGGGTCAAAATCACTTGCTTCCTTTACAGATATCCTTTGGTTCCCATTTTTCAGTTCTTCCCAATGAAGTTGAATCGGATCCACCCAATTCCCGCCTAAGCTTGTTTGGAGATACAATTTACTCCAAGGATCTAAGCCTGTTGGTCGGGTTCTGGCGACTTCCCCAGTGAAACCGCCATTCGCCATTAAGGACCACCCCCCCACTGGGGATCCCAATCCGCTATTTGTTGTATCATATAGATCAGGAAGATTGAGGTTATGACCATATTCATGGGTAAACACGCCTGGTGGTCCATCCTCTGGTTGAATCATATAATCATAAGCTAATAAGTTCGTCCCTGGAATCGGAACGGGTTCAGAAAGGGAAGACCGATGAGAAAAGATCGCCTGATCATCCTCCATCGTCTGTTCTGCAATACCAGCATGAACAACCATCAAATTATCGAGGAATCCATCCGCTTCTAGAATAATGCCATTACCATTCATATCGTATGGATCTCGCTGGTCGTATACATCCTCTTTCCCCTCCACGAGGCTCCCTACTTGCGAAAGGGTCTCCTTAATCAATTCGGTTACGTGCTCATCGCGCTCATTTTGCGTATTCTCTCCATAATATACATAAGAATGAACAGACTGCATCCACGGTGTAACCTCACCCTCTACGGTCCAAGAACCCCCAGACTGCTGGTAGTAATATTGGGCCATCGACGTCATCGCAATCCCATTCGGTGTAACATAATCTTCTTTAGAAAAAAGCATGTCACGATAGTGTTCTTGACTGAAGTCTTCCAACCAAAGCCGATTCTCAGGATGTGCAGGAATGCGGTTATGCTTACGGTCAGGGAATTCAATTAAGGCCACGACAACTTGGTCTGTATGCAGGCGGGGCTGTGTCTGTTTTGCATGAAACATCATCATTCGTTGTTCGCCCATCCGCTCGATCGTTTCCCTTCTGACTCTTTCCTGATTCCTCTTCGTCACTTTTTCGAAAGCAATTGCATCCTCCCCACTCGTTTGGAATTCTTGAATGAGTTGCTCTCGATCCACATAAGTCTTATTGGCTAAATGGTGTGCTTCCTCATGAAAGTTTTGGGCCTGTGCTTTAATGTTCCCTGTATTGAAGCCCATAAGTAGTACGGCAAGAATACAGTAAGCCTTTAGTCGTTTCATCCTTCCCTCCCATTTCAATAGGCGTATTGTACTAACTCTATCAATCTCTAAAAATAGTACCACAGCTTGAGATTCTAATATAGCAATAGTTGGTATAAGTATTGAAAAGAATACTTAACGATTTTGAAGATATAGACTTTTAAGTTATAATGAAAAGAAAACCAACAAAAGGAAGTATAACTTATGCCAATATCTCAACCAAAAATTCTCGTTTACGCCCCTGAAGGTTCAGAAAAATATGCTGCAATGATTCGAAAAGAGGGATACACCTTGGTCGAATCTGCTTCCTCAGTTGAAGAAGCACGTCGTTTACTCGATGGAACCGAAGTACTACTTTGTTGGAAATTCCCTATCGATCAAGTAGAACTCCCTACATCTCTGCGATGGATTCAATCCATGGGCGCAGGAGTCAACGATTGGTTAGCTTTCGCAAATCGACTTGAAGGGATTACACTGACACGCGTCGTTGGACAATTTGGTAGACCGATTGCCGAGTATGTCTTTTCCTACCTCCTTTATTTAGCGAAGGATATTCCTAGGCTCAGCCGCTCCCAACAAATGAACGCCTGGGAACCGTTCCTTACAGACTTTTTGACCAATAAGACGATTGGGATCGCCGGAATTGGCTCGATCGGACAGGACATTATCCGAAAAGCTCGAGCTTTTGATATGAACGTACATGGTCTTAGCTTTACGGGCAGTTCGGCCCATCTTGTTGATCGTCATTATCATGCAACGGAATGGAAAGCTTTCTTAACAGAATTAGATTATTTAGTTCTCACCCTTCCATTGACGGAGCAAACCAAGGGAGTCCTAAACCGTGAGCTATTACTAGGAATGAAGCCGGATGCTTGTCTAGTAAACGTTGGTAGAGGACCCGTAATCGTAGAGCAAGATCTCGTGGAGGTGCTAAAAGAAGGGCATCTTCGCGCAGCTGTGCTTGACGTGTTCGAACAAGAGCCATTGCCGGAATCTCACCCATTCTGGAACCTACCAAATGTCTATGTCACCCCCCATATATCGGGGCCAAGCATGCCGCAGGACGTTGGTCGTTTCTTCTTAGAGAATCTACGAAAATATCAGGACGAGACAACTCTTGATGGAATCGTAGAT
Protein-coding sequences here:
- a CDS encoding immune inhibitor A domain-containing protein, whose amino-acid sequence is MKRLKAYCILAVLLMGFNTGNIKAQAQNFHEEAHHLANKTYVDREQLIQEFQTSGEDAIAFEKVTKRNQERVRRETIERMGEQRMMMFHAKQTQPRLHTDQVVVALIEFPDRKHNRIPAHPENRLWLEDFSQEHYRDMLFSKEDYVTPNGIAMTSMAQYYYQQSGGSWTVEGEVTPWMQSVHSYVYYGENTQNERDEHVTELIKETLSQVGSLVEGKEDVYDQRDPYDMNGNGIILEADGFLDNLMVVHAGIAEQTMEDDQAIFSHRSSLSEPVPIPGTNLLAYDYMIQPEDGPPGVFTHEYGHNLNLPDLYDTTNSGLGSPVGGWSLMANGGFTGEVARTRPTGLDPWSKLYLQTSLGGNWVDPIQLHWEELKNGNQRISVKEASDFDPRDKVIKLDLPPTLIPALAQPKDGTYSYYSDNRDYLNNWMISPWIDLSSVTSDVYLEFDSFRSVEEGYDFFILGVMDDVEHSWEPLAIYSDHTDGWVKDTIDLSAYIGRQIKLQFRYMTDSSGREGGYLLDNINLTADGEVILSDDAEGPSSFDINGFLLHDGSDEQLENYYLVELRSHNGVDQGLSSYVSADSYFTYDPGVVIWAYNGSYESNDHAKENAGYGMLGVVDAHRQVKYISGDKNNPAHSIYQISDAAFGLNFTSERFLSGPAGTIHFSSQAPVSLFYDGYDYSIPEAPVFGRVLPQLGLMIQVQEMADDASTATLELGLTDSDPSKLAFLQFDKEEYQLAIGGQRQTQVTATYTDGTQTNVTTKANYQSSEPTIAEVDQLGLLTGITLGVTELQAQYVDKEAKAQVTVTTEPVDECFIATASFGSKFDPAVTLLRHFRDDYLMTTEIGKKFVAWYYQVSPPIAQYIADSDWLKALVRGLLTPIVGLVYVLYHPIVLYLAVGVAVMTALRVYLRRMQY
- a CDS encoding D-2-hydroxyacid dehydrogenase: MPISQPKILVYAPEGSEKYAAMIRKEGYTLVESASSVEEARRLLDGTEVLLCWKFPIDQVELPTSLRWIQSMGAGVNDWLAFANRLEGITLTRVVGQFGRPIAEYVFSYLLYLAKDIPRLSRSQQMNAWEPFLTDFLTNKTIGIAGIGSIGQDIIRKARAFDMNVHGLSFTGSSAHLVDRHYHATEWKAFLTELDYLVLTLPLTEQTKGVLNRELLLGMKPDACLVNVGRGPVIVEQDLVEVLKEGHLRAAVLDVFEQEPLPESHPFWNLPNVYVTPHISGPSMPQDVGRFFLENLRKYQDETTLDGIVDLSKGY